The genomic window ATCAGAAAACCCCGGTGGGGCTTATAACCCGTTGTTTTTATATGGTGGTGTGGGATTGGGTAAGACCCACCTGATGCATGCGGTGGGCAATGCGCTGGCAGAGCGGCGGGAAAATGCGCGCGTGGTGTATTTGCACTCAGAGCGTTTTGTAGCGGATATGGTAAAAGCCCTGCAATTGAATGCCATCAATGACTTCAAGCGTTTTTACCGTAGTGTTGATGCCCTGTTGATTGATGATATTCAATTCTTTGCTGGTAAAGAGCGTTCTCAGGAAGAGTTTTTCCATACGTTTAATGCCCTGCTGGAAGGTGGGCAGCAGATGATCCTTACCTCTGACCGCTATCCGAAAGAGATCAGTGGCGTTGAAGAGCGTTTGAAATCACGTTTTGGTTGGGGGCTGACGGTGGCGATTGAACCACCTGAGCTTGAAACTCGCGTGGCCATTCTGATGAAGAAAGCCGATCAATCCAAAGTGGATCTTCCCCATGATGCGGCGTTCTTTATTGCTCAGAAAATCCGCTCCAATGTCCGTGAGTTGGAAGGTGCCCTGAAAAAGGTGATTGCCGACTCCCACTTCATGGGCAAACCCATCACTCAGGATTTCATTCGTGAGTCGCTGAAAGACCTCTTGGCCCTGCAGGATAAACAGGTGGGTGTGGATAATATTCAGCGTACAGTGGCAGAATATTACAAGATCAAGGTCGCTGATCTGCTTTCCAAAAGGCGTTCACGTTCTGTTGCAAGGCCGCGTCAGGTGGCAATGGCACTTGCCAAAGAGCTTACCAATCACAGCTTGCCAGAGATTGGCGACGCCTTTGGTGGACGTGACCACACCACTGTGTTGCACGCCTGCCGCAAGGTAAAAGCCCTGCAGGAAGAAAATGCGGATATTCGTGAGGACTACAAGAATCTGTTGCGTCTGCTGACCAGCTAATTACCGACTAATCTGGAGCGTTGATGAAATTTTCCATTTCCCGAGAGGCGTTGCTGCGTCCACTGACACTGGTAGCCGGCGTGGTCGAACGTCGGCAAACGCTACCTGTGCTCTCGAATGTACTCATTGAAATTGAAGGCGACCAGGTCGCCTTGACCGGCACAGACCTTGAGGTTGAACTGATAGGACGCACGGTTGCCAGCGCTGTAGAGCAGGAAGGAGCCGCTACTGTACCTGCCCGTAAGTTGATGGATATCTGTAAATCGCTGCCCGAACAGGCAGAGATTCAGCTGGCCGTTGAAGAGGGTCGTGCGGTATTACGTAGTGGTCGTTCGCGCTTTACACTTTCTACGCTTCCCGCCGCTGAATTTCCGAGTATCGAAGAAGCTGAAGGGGGGCAGGAATTAAGCGTCCCCAGGGGAACGCTCAAGCACCTGATCGACTCGACGGCGTTTGCCATGGCCCAGCAGGATGTACGCTACTATCTGAACGGCCTGTTACTGGAAATTCAGACCAACCTGCTGCGCGCTGTCGCCACTGACGGGCACCGTCTGGCAATGTGTTCACGTTCAGTAGAGGTTGTTGTTGAGCAATCACAAAAGTTGATTGTGCCGCGTAAAGGTATTCTTGAGTTATCTCGCCTGCTGGATGACAGCGACGAACCAGTCAGCTTGACGTTAGGCTCAACCCATGTACGTGTACATACCGGTGACTTCACCTTTACGTCCAAGTTGATTGATGGCAAGTTTCCTGATTATGAACGGGTTGTGCCGCGTAACGGCGACAAGGTATTGCTTGCTGAGCGCGCTGATCTGCGCCAGATGCTGTCGCGTACAGCCATTCTGTCCAACGAGAAATATCGAGGCGTGCGGCTCTATCTGGAACCCGGCAACCTCAAGGTCATGGCAAATAATCCTGAGCAGGAAGAAGCCGAGGAAAATATTGCGGTTGAATACAATGGCGCCGCGATGGAAATCGGTTTTAATGTCGGTTATCTCGTCGACGTGCTCTCGGTGTTGAATGAAGATCGCATGCAAATGACGCTGGCAAATTCCAATAGCAGTGCTTTGATGGAAGAGCCTGGTGGTGGTGATGCCTTGTATGTTGTTATGCCAATGCGGTTGTAGTGGTTGGTGT from Halomonas sp. CH40 includes these protein-coding regions:
- the dnaA gene encoding chromosomal replication initiator protein DnaA; amino-acid sequence: MSLALWQQCLDYLQDELNSQQFNTWIRPLQAEEGESNELCLLAPNRFVRDWVNDKYAKRISELVRELSPAKPPKVSLTVGSRRVAAPAPQPRQLGTPVSASANRSPSPAVSTPSRTHMNDDREIDQLREESASKRSGERQVQVEGSLKHTSGLNPNFTFETFVEGKSNQLARAASRQVSENPGGAYNPLFLYGGVGLGKTHLMHAVGNALAERRENARVVYLHSERFVADMVKALQLNAINDFKRFYRSVDALLIDDIQFFAGKERSQEEFFHTFNALLEGGQQMILTSDRYPKEISGVEERLKSRFGWGLTVAIEPPELETRVAILMKKADQSKVDLPHDAAFFIAQKIRSNVRELEGALKKVIADSHFMGKPITQDFIRESLKDLLALQDKQVGVDNIQRTVAEYYKIKVADLLSKRRSRSVARPRQVAMALAKELTNHSLPEIGDAFGGRDHTTVLHACRKVKALQEENADIREDYKNLLRLLTS
- the dnaN gene encoding DNA polymerase III subunit beta; this encodes MKFSISREALLRPLTLVAGVVERRQTLPVLSNVLIEIEGDQVALTGTDLEVELIGRTVASAVEQEGAATVPARKLMDICKSLPEQAEIQLAVEEGRAVLRSGRSRFTLSTLPAAEFPSIEEAEGGQELSVPRGTLKHLIDSTAFAMAQQDVRYYLNGLLLEIQTNLLRAVATDGHRLAMCSRSVEVVVEQSQKLIVPRKGILELSRLLDDSDEPVSLTLGSTHVRVHTGDFTFTSKLIDGKFPDYERVVPRNGDKVLLAERADLRQMLSRTAILSNEKYRGVRLYLEPGNLKVMANNPEQEEAEENIAVEYNGAAMEIGFNVGYLVDVLSVLNEDRMQMTLANSNSSALMEEPGGGDALYVVMPMRL